The following is a genomic window from Plasmodium berghei ANKA genome assembly, chromosome: 9.
tttttgtaaaatttcgagttattttttagttttaCTATTAgatgatttatataaatcgTCATCCCCGAGATATGATATTGTAAGTTCATCCCCTACATTTAGTTTTACTCTTGCCCGTAAAACAAAACTATCATTTTCTCCATAATGCCAGCAAGCAGTTGAATTACAACTATGGGCAAGCATGGAAATAccttcaaaaaaaaattggaattatataatgtattatCGAATATAGTTATATACTATGtcaatatgtatatattcacTACATTAGTggttattaaatttttatcaatttttaaTCGTTTCCCactactatatatatatatatatatatatttgcaaatatttttcattttcttcttaCGGTTATATAGAACAAGACCCTCGGAATCTGTGTGATGACCAAATGCATTGTAATGCCATACTTGTATTATTCGATCGTAAATATTGGGGtctattaatttatttttataataataatactttCCCCCACTTTTAGTAGTTTTGATGTCACACACTTTATCTAAAACATTGAAAACATCATCATCCGGATCTTTGTCAGGTTCCGGTATCCATTTATCAATACATGCATTAAAATCATCATCATTAAGCATTGTTATGGTGCACAATGCAGCATAATGCCATCTAAGTGGCAACTCAAAAGGTtgttcattatttaaattgtttaaaattTCCCATAATGTTTCATTTAGGCTTggaattataattaataaaggtttttcaataaatattatattaccAGGATTTAATTCTTTTCTTGTAAACATGCATCTGCCTTTCCCTTTGATATGCGCAATTTCTACTTCATTATCTATTTGTTcattagtatatatatctaatttttcttcaacatatttttcatcttCTTCTGCCTCATTTACTATTTCctctttattttctaccaagttttcattattgttattatctGTTTGGTTTTGCTCAAATATCTCATCGTTTTCTTTATCATATAATTCTATTGTAtcttctatatatttataatcattattttctacTTCTTCGATTTCGTAGTCTTCAATTTCGTAATCTTCACCCTCGTCAATATCATCATCTTCTTCTAATACTTCTTTGACTTGTTGacgttttttatttaatttttttatttttatcctTTCAATGGATGCTTCTTCAAGCATATTCATTTCATTGTCTATTTCAGAATATTCTTTCGTTTCGCATACGCATTTATCGAACATTTTTTGAGCGTATTCTCCCCTATTTGTATTACCATTctgatatttattataatatttgtttcccttttttatataatattcctTAGTTATATCCGTACTAACATTATGCAAATACTCATTCAATAATGAAATggaatttatataataattttcgtttatattattatttgaattttctaattcatcattttctaaatatatgtCTTCTGGTATATCTTCACGTTTTTcgattttattattgttttttttatattttgtattagATTTGTAATTATAAGAATCGTCTAAAAATAAggaaattaataaaatcaaacaaatattttcaataataaCCATATATAAGCTTGAATACACGTGGAATAATAAATCAACGTTGATGGACTAGGCAAATAAAGGAATATAATCATAGTCGATtgcatattataaaatactattatgcttttttaatattttttttcaatgagcgataatataatataatgcaTAATGAAATACAAATACGTATATAACTAGACACGTAATAAGTTCaagaattttttattttcatatcataaaaacaaaaatgcAAAAAGGGTGCATGATAGGTAAGACGATAAATGAATAGCCAGATTGATTGATTGATTGATTGATTGATTGATTAATTGATTAATTAACTAATtaattgcatatataaaaaatataaaaaaattacctTCGAAATCTAGGGTTTTAGCTTGGGCCCAGCTCTCTTCATCAATTGCATCTATTTCTTCGATATGTTcctcttttttattagatCTTCTAAGTTTTCTGAGAATTGtttccatatttatttattgtattataCGTATTTTTTCGTGTGCTGTTATTACTTACCACtcatatgtacatatatacatacatacatatataatatataatatatgtatgtgcTTAAATAAACTAGCTTATTGTTTGTGAAAAATGGAATTCATTGAAGCGTCATTTCGTAAGTGTGTGCATTTgatcataaatatatggaGAAGTGGACACAacggaaaaaaaaatatactatCCAAAATAATTTGCACCTATAAAACGCATTTAATCTTACGAAACGGTTAGAAAATCATTACACGATTTTAAAAAGTTCATAATTCCATATCCctatataaaaatcataataataatataaaaaaaatacaaagcaataattacaaatatattgtacatattataatgttatttatattattccaatgtatatataaatgctTACACATAAAGCTGCCCTCTAATTATtgtaattaaaattttatatgtaaatttttggaaaacagtgaatataaattatctataacaattttattaatacattCAACAACCCTTtcgaagaaaataaatgaatttataataataatctaAAGCATTTAAGATAttattgataatataagcagttatgtatatatgcagCTATCTATGTATATgtgcatgtatatatatacaattattaGTTAATACTTTCTTTGAGTATAAAATTAGGACAAATAGAGATAAAGcgacaaaaaaataataaaaaatatatataataaatcttaaataaatatgtcaAGGACAATTaaacaaacaaattattaataggaataattattacatgtataataatgaaCATATATTGTCCATGTGCAGGCAAACGAAAAaacacacaaaaaaatgcatgaataaattatatttcataCTTAAGATAAcaaattgtatttttcattaaatttatatatgcatacacATTTGTATaacttttatatataaatatgttatcTACGCTAACATagcattatatatgtattcgcaaaaacataatatatgcagatattatttttttatgcagtttatctatatttttaatataaaattttttacaaattttataaaaacttGTGCacattaataataaaaatactttaCACACAACTATAATATCCTAACaatttattactattattttttattttcaaaaaaacacttaaatttaataatatagctaaaaatatatataataaaaaaatatacataataacATTCTCAATAAAGTCACATTatgtttaaatatatgcatttatatgatatagAAAACATtgaatgaataaatatatatataacccTTGATTCCTATAAATATTACATTGCATTccttaattttatatttttttatttctcaAATACTTTGGTGCAGCATATAAAACTGTATGattacttattttttcattttttgatattatataataccATGTAATATACTTAGATATGAGAGGaatacaattaaaaaacataatatatatttactataaatgttttaaaataacaaaacaaattatttttttttaattctaaTGATGTTTACTCCTAGTTATGCAActcttattttattacacATTTTTCGTGGAGACTGTATAAGcaaattgtaaaaattcGACGTATTAggattttttatacatcCCCAAagcacaaaaaataaaattgcacattttaaatattcgCATATaagttaaatatatttctggAGAAACTTGTACATTGAATATCACTAAATGTGcagataaaaattttataaaaaatatatatgtttcttAGTATGTTGTCTAAGTAAATTTTTGTTTCTTAAAaaccttttttttaattcttgtGATAATAAATGTGTGCGAATTTTGATAATACAGCATCCTTgactttttattattctttgAATGATGATTTTTAATCATagtaattaatattattctcATGCCAAAAAAGGAAAgaattgatatatatatatccgtgtacatgttttttttcaagtCTTACATATTATTCCTAAATAAGgtaatttattttgcatttaagaaaatttttattaaataaaattatagacacaaaatattcaacgtatgttttatattaaaagacTTAATTTGTTGGTATCGTTGCAATTGCGTGAaaatttccattttattttttaatagtcataaaatattttctttctcatatgatatattaaataaaggTCTAAAGGAATTTGCaatttatacataatatgTTATGCATACCAAAAGgttatttatacataaatatcattttcatttcttaattatttttttaattttttgttctccttttttttaatatcgGAAATGTATCCAAATGCAACACCGTGGAAAATATAGTATAtgttgttatttttttttaaataaataaaaaaatatattaacatatttttcaagAGTAACTAGCATTATGATAccttgtatatatatattatattaattaaatccGCTGCTTGGTATGtacacattttatatatattaaaaaatataataataaataaaataaaacacatgcatatatttatacaacGATAATTGTTTGACAaaatcaattttattaaataaataaaaatcctcgtaaattattcttataaaacaattttgCATATATGTGATCGATACACATACATGTAGACACAATAAATAATCAATGATAAGGaagaataatattttttcaattatttaaaaatgaaaatgaatcttactataaaaattattaatttttttttctactatttaataatagagccatatttatttagtGAGTCATTGGAATCAATTAAAAGGTCTGTTGTTTTGGCAACGTTGGCCACAGGAAATATACCTAACGgtatgaaaaaaacaaaaatggaaattcatatattgGAATAAatcttatttattattttatttaaggataagtatataatatattatgggGATGTCTTTTATAGGTCCAGTAGATTTAccattcaaaaaaaaactaaattTAGGATTGAGGAAATATCGGTATAATATTCCTGATGAAAATTTAGATAATGCTATGCAATCTGAAATGAATGAGGATGCTAAAGAGCTAATGGATGATATAGTATACgattaattaattatttaaatagttataaaaaattaaattatgaCAACACATATAGCAACAATTAAACAAtgacaaaaataattttattttaatttaattggATTGTTTATagaataaaatgaaatactCTGATCAAAGACCtgataattattatttccaaaATGAAATGTATTATGTAATTtccatttaaataaatatatacaaaacatatgcatataactTATTTAATCTTATCATTAACTATATTGTTGGGGgattatttaattcttttaGTTAAAATgcttcaaaaaatatttgaaaattttatttgtatttttgttgttatattatcatttattttatttcgcACTTCCTTTATAAATGCTTAGGAAATACCACCATGGCTTCAAGACATTATTACTCTATCTAataaaagcaaaaaaaCCTTAGAAACATTAGGTTAAATACTCTTTAAATAGTATAGTacatgtatgtatatatatactatgcaaaacatatatataggtAGTTTTGGGGggttaaaataaaatatattataggCATAGAAAATTTACCTGATGTGAATGCATGTAAatcaattaaaaatttgcaAGAACAAATGTTATGTACGTTCGATGGTAAGTggaataaatttatttcattataaatatattatcttcaaattattttccGCTTTTTGAATGTGCacaattaattttttttttgtattttaaaatcatatatatagctCTTGAAGACATAAAAGAAGTTTATCATAATggttaaaaaataaattagtaAATACAACTGtctaataataaatatttatccacatatatatacgcaTATTCATTTTCGTGCCTGATGAATTTGTGATCACAGCGAAGGAAATAACTAGCTTAACGGCACGGGTATTAGCAGGCGGACGGtaataaacatatacatacacatatttattaattcgaatatttattgtttatttagATGGATTGTGTTGATTTTATTTGTCTTTTGGCACCTCAGATTAGCAATAAAGTCTCTAGGAAGATTAAAATCACTTGCCTCAAGGATTGAAAACAAGCAGTTAatgtaatataaataaatatgtgaatttatgtgaatatatatatacattttcagcatatacatatgcatatCTTTTATTACAGGAAAAAACTTGGAACTCCAATggtattattattcttaGATGGATAAAAGGGTAATTTTCTTTACTTTACATGCAcatatgatttattttattttttttcacatacACAAATTATAGGCTACCTTAATATTGCTACAAAGGGAAACTACGTCGGATAggtttatttataaatagatagataaatgtatatatttatataaaatttaattgataaatgatgaatagaaaaagttataaatgtgaattttcttaattttaaaacagAAATCGATGGATATGCGGATCAATATTAACTCTCCTAACGGATTTACCTGTAGTTTCCGATTTAGCAGATGTAAAAACTGGGTCATATGGGCATGTAAATGGtacaatataaattaacaatgttggaaataacaaaatgcaaacaaattaaaaaataatgttataCTTATTGCtatgaataaaatgttttaattgtatatatgatttttttttaaagttaTTATTCCTAGACAATCTAGAGTTAAAAATCCTGATAGAatcattttaaaattgaGAGAAGGAATATCTCCATcgaatttaataaatggaTTTGCAGCAAgccaataaaaaaaataatagataaaaaaaaaggaaactAAAAGCTTATTATATCGATTTAAGcacatattaatatgtgtttatttgtttatttttagctCAAGAAGTATATacaatatgaaaatatataaccagtcttttatttttttttaattgtttataattttcgAAAAAGGGGAAAATACTTCTTTGCTTGtgcttttaaaataaaaattataatttttttttcaactaataaaattgggttgtttttttttaattatacaaaaaatgatgctaaaagatatatatatacatgtatgaatgcatatatgtataaaagaattttataataatacacaCACAAACAGTGTATACaaattgtaaaattaaaaaaatgttcattgttaaaatattatgagaagcaatttaaataatatataagtCTATTTAATATAGCCATAGCATGGCTCACCAAAACCTTGTTGCTTGCTTTAATGGTCTATAATACGAAAAATCTTGCcaatcttttatttttttttttccgtATCCCTTAACTTCATGGTATCTgcaaaagaagaaaattataacatCAAAAAATGCTAGTATTTTTAaaccatatttttttcacacaCAAATTTATGATTAGctacattattattgtggtttgaattaaattatttttatattattttctactatttttactatgtttttgtttttataattacCGGTATGGCCTATATTTGTCAAAAGAGAGAAGTTTTTTCCGTGTTGCCCAGTACCCATGTCGATGATACCACTTCCACTTACTT
Proteins encoded in this region:
- a CDS encoding SET domain-containing protein 7, putative, with the protein product METILRKLRRSNKKEEHIEEIDAIDEESWAQAKTLDFEDDSYNYKSNTKYKKNNNKIEKREDIPEDIYLENDELENSNNNINENYYINSISLLNEYLHNVSTDITKEYYIKKGNKYYNKYQNGNTNRGEYAQKMFDKCVCETKEYSEIDNEMNMLEEASIERIKIKKLNKKRQQVKEVLEEDDDIDEGEDYEIEDYEIEEVENNDYKYIEDTIELYDKENDEIFEQNQTDNNNNENLVENKEEIVNEAEEDEKYVEEKLDIYTNEQIDNEVEIAHIKGKGRCMFTRKELNPGNIIFIEKPLLIIIPSLNETLWEILNNLNNEQPFELPLRWHYAALCTITMLNDDDFNACIDKWIPEPDKDPDDDVFNVLDKVCDIKTTKSGGKYYYYKNKLIDPNIYDRIIQVWHYNAFGHHTDSEGLVLYNRISMLAHSCNSTACWHYGENDSFVLRARVKLNVGDELTISYLGDDDLYKSSNIRREKLTNWLFVCMCNRCSNPVDYSRGFKCATCGIGTFFIKSEYNCETPIITKCNICLSEITESTALEYIEYENSYIERLEETNKNDLADALAVYIQAEKIFTQHWVMYQLYTILFEGYRDSCEWGKAIYYQMQRIRYAIEVIPRANYVLAWLYEELGEAHANSINTGILATEDDYKITYEEKKRICSFFLRSIHLLEILCGYSHDYLKDSLNKYYRIEGLTATDALQTDE